One genomic segment of Mesoterricola silvestris includes these proteins:
- a CDS encoding 4Fe-4S binding protein gives MKKRPFPLRTAVQAAFLALCGWIGVEFALFMHGRASHPPGAEGFLPISALLSLKFWAATGRICELHPAGLFIFLAILALGLFLKKAFCSWLCPVGALSEGLWRLGAKLFGRHLEPPRWLDYPLRSLKYLLLLFFLWAAWRMDGPALQGFLYSPFNAAADLRMYLFFARISATALAVVLVLAALSLVVKNVWCRYLCPYGALLGLLSLASPLRITRSKATCIDCKLCTKACPSRIQVHAATRVASDECTACLRCVEACPVKDTLEMRAPGGKAVPRAVFAALVVGLFMAITGLAMITGHWQNIITAEDYRELIRMQD, from the coding sequence ATGAAGAAGCGTCCCTTCCCCCTTCGCACCGCGGTGCAGGCCGCGTTCCTGGCGCTGTGCGGCTGGATCGGGGTGGAGTTCGCGCTGTTCATGCACGGGCGCGCATCCCACCCGCCCGGGGCGGAGGGCTTCCTCCCCATCAGCGCCCTGCTGAGCCTCAAGTTCTGGGCCGCCACCGGCCGCATCTGCGAGCTGCACCCCGCGGGTCTCTTCATCTTCCTGGCCATCCTCGCGCTGGGCCTCTTCCTGAAGAAGGCCTTCTGCAGCTGGCTCTGCCCCGTGGGGGCCCTCAGCGAGGGCCTGTGGCGCCTGGGGGCCAAGCTCTTCGGCCGGCACCTGGAACCGCCACGCTGGCTGGACTACCCCCTGCGCTCCCTGAAATACCTGCTCCTGCTCTTCTTCCTCTGGGCCGCCTGGAGGATGGACGGACCCGCCCTGCAGGGCTTCCTGTACAGCCCCTTCAACGCTGCCGCGGACCTGCGCATGTACCTCTTCTTCGCCCGCATCTCCGCCACCGCCCTGGCCGTGGTGCTCGTCCTGGCCGCCCTCTCCCTGGTCGTGAAGAACGTCTGGTGCCGCTACCTCTGCCCCTACGGCGCGCTCCTGGGCCTCCTGAGCCTGGCCAGCCCCCTGCGCATCACCCGGTCCAAGGCCACCTGCATCGATTGCAAGCTCTGCACGAAGGCCTGCCCCTCCCGCATCCAGGTGCACGCGGCCACCCGCGTGGCCAGCGACGAGTGCACCGCCTGCCTGCGCTGCGTGGAAGCCTGCCCCGTGAAGGACACCCTGGAGATGCGCGCCCCCGGCGGCAAGGCCGTGCCCCGGGCCGTGTTCGCGGCGCTGGTGGTGGGCCTCTTCATGGCCATCACGGGCCTCGCGATGATCACGGGCCACTGGCAGAACATCATCACGGCCGAAGACTACCGCGAGCTCATCCGGATGCAGGATTAA
- a CDS encoding cytochrome c biogenesis protein: protein MNLNRLAKWLPAVLTLAAAIFMMMPPRPVRGMEIEKFCRMPVLEGGRVKPLDSVARNAILLIQERQTIRFENRTLSPDEWILDVMFRPAVADQQPIFSIDDPDVLGLMGMAQSNQRRFSFATLGPHLDEIVKQAQTAMGIEAVKRSRFQSAVVKLYGRLEKYHGLRNSMQLMDTPGLFMELQTLNTPEAAARHQALAELALFKPLAPLAGQDPDAWLSVGTALDRASAGSMHPSLLPLARAGAAYTVGDAASFNAATADLASQVSSVRPEALRRAGSELLFNRVEPFYIGMIFYMLALGGIFFSWLGRREFFQEGAFSFLWGAAIIHTLGLASRIVLQGRPPVTNLYSSAVFVGWGAVILAIVLERMYRRGFATAVGAASGFVSLIIAHHLAMEGDTMEMMRAVLDSNFWLATHVVTITIGYSATFLAGAIAIAFTLRKLFARNRDEATTKVLADMTYGIICFALLFSFVGTVLGGIWADQSWGRFWGWDPKENGALLIVLWNAVILHARWAGYIREKGLMACAIFGNIITSLSWFGVNMLGVGLHSYGFTDAAFMWLFLFIGSQLVLIGLTLLPDSFHVGAKA from the coding sequence ATGAACCTCAACCGACTCGCCAAATGGCTGCCCGCGGTCCTCACGCTGGCCGCGGCCATCTTCATGATGATGCCCCCGCGGCCCGTGCGCGGCATGGAGATCGAGAAGTTCTGCCGCATGCCGGTGCTGGAGGGCGGCCGCGTCAAGCCCCTGGACTCCGTGGCCCGCAACGCCATCCTGCTCATCCAGGAACGCCAGACCATCCGCTTCGAGAACCGCACCCTCAGCCCCGACGAATGGATCCTGGACGTCATGTTCCGTCCCGCGGTGGCCGACCAGCAGCCCATCTTCAGCATCGACGATCCCGACGTGCTGGGCCTCATGGGCATGGCCCAGAGCAACCAGCGGCGCTTCAGCTTCGCCACCCTGGGCCCCCACCTGGACGAGATCGTCAAGCAGGCCCAGACCGCCATGGGCATCGAGGCCGTGAAGCGCTCCCGCTTCCAGTCCGCCGTGGTCAAGCTCTACGGCCGGCTCGAGAAGTACCACGGCCTGCGCAACTCCATGCAGCTCATGGACACCCCCGGGCTCTTCATGGAGCTCCAGACCCTCAACACCCCCGAGGCCGCCGCGCGGCACCAGGCCCTGGCGGAGCTGGCGCTGTTCAAGCCCCTGGCCCCCCTGGCGGGCCAGGACCCCGACGCCTGGCTCTCCGTGGGCACCGCCCTGGACCGGGCCAGCGCCGGCTCCATGCACCCCTCCCTCCTGCCCCTGGCCCGGGCCGGGGCCGCCTACACCGTGGGTGACGCCGCCTCCTTCAACGCCGCCACCGCCGACCTGGCCAGCCAGGTGAGCTCGGTCCGCCCCGAGGCCCTGCGCCGGGCGGGCTCGGAACTGCTCTTCAACCGGGTGGAGCCCTTCTACATCGGCATGATCTTCTACATGCTGGCCCTGGGCGGCATCTTCTTCTCCTGGCTGGGCCGGCGGGAGTTCTTCCAGGAGGGGGCCTTCTCCTTCCTGTGGGGCGCCGCCATCATCCACACCCTGGGCCTGGCCTCCCGCATCGTCCTGCAGGGCCGGCCCCCGGTCACCAACCTCTACTCCTCCGCCGTCTTCGTGGGCTGGGGCGCGGTGATCCTGGCCATCGTGCTGGAACGGATGTACCGCCGGGGCTTCGCCACCGCCGTGGGCGCCGCCTCCGGGTTCGTCTCCCTCATCATCGCCCACCACCTGGCCATGGAGGGCGACACCATGGAGATGATGCGCGCCGTGCTGGATTCCAATTTCTGGCTGGCCACCCACGTGGTGACCATCACCATCGGCTACAGCGCCACCTTCCTGGCCGGCGCCATCGCCATCGCCTTCACCCTGCGCAAGCTCTTCGCCCGCAACCGGGACGAGGCCACCACCAAGGTCCTCGCGGACATGACCTACGGCATCATCTGCTTCGCCCTGCTCTTCAGCTTCGTGGGCACGGTGCTGGGCGGCATCTGGGCCGACCAGTCCTGGGGCCGCTTCTGGGGCTGGGACCCCAAGGAGAACGGCGCCCTCCTCATCGTGCTGTGGAACGCCGTCATCCTCCACGCCCGCTGGGCCGGCTACATCCGGGAAAAGGGCCTCATGGCCTGCGCCATCTTCGGCAACATCATCACCAGCCTCTCCTGGTTCGGCGTGAACATGCTGGGCGTGGGCCTCCATTCCTACGGCTTCACCGACGCCGCCTTCATGTGGCTCTTCCTCTTCATCGGCAGCCAACTGGTGCTCATCGGCCTCACGCTGCTGCCGGACTCCTTCCACGTGGGCGCCAAGGCCTAA
- a CDS encoding RrF2 family transcriptional regulator yields the protein MLGISRQTDYAVRVVLHLACLEKGAQVSIAEISESRSLPMPFVRRLIKPLVTRGILVSARGSSGGIRLARSAGDISLLDVVQAMEGGMALNHCADADKGCPLSGDCPVQSVWVGATNVLERHLAQVHFDTLAVGPHGHVVAHQRLHTETSVAAGN from the coding sequence ATGCTCGGTATTTCTCGTCAGACCGATTACGCGGTTAGGGTTGTGCTGCACCTGGCTTGCCTGGAGAAGGGCGCCCAGGTCTCCATCGCGGAGATCTCGGAATCCCGGTCCCTGCCCATGCCCTTCGTGCGGCGCCTCATCAAGCCCCTGGTGACCCGGGGCATCCTCGTTTCGGCCCGGGGCTCCTCCGGAGGCATCCGCCTGGCCCGGTCCGCCGGGGACATCTCCCTGCTGGACGTCGTGCAGGCCATGGAAGGGGGCATGGCCCTCAACCACTGCGCCGACGCCGACAAGGGCTGCCCCCTCTCCGGCGACTGCCCCGTGCAGTCCGTGTGGGTGGGCGCCACGAACGTCCTGGAACGCCACCTGGCCCAGGTCCACTTCGACACCCTCGCCGTGGGCCCCCACGGCCACGTGGTGGCCCACCAGCGCCTCCACACCGAAACCTCGGTGGCGGCGGGAAACTAG
- a CDS encoding cytochrome c biogenesis protein ResB, with protein MIKTYALRFWNGLASMQVTIVSMILLMALVVLCTLAQTDLGTFGAVKVYMRSFLVWRYFPGLAFPLPIFPGGALVGLVLVFNLSLAGIRRLEANWSKCGLWLAHGGLILLVAGEFSTGAFQVETNMSIENGQTVNWLESPRDFELTVTDVTNPALPQAYGVPESLLAKGKDVPLPGTPLTIRVKKFYPNATLTRLGPGDPPPLATQGVGTGVKVAEAPLAATETEVNMVTAIVEPMAGGHSYGTWLASNGIGAPQSFIHEGHTYTLGVHNRRYYLPYSITLKKFSHDVYPGTQIPKNFSSLVHISDPTRGEERDVLISMNQPLRYDGRAFYQASFGKGDQLSILQVVKNPGWLIPYISCTLITLGLLIHFGITLRRSMKKRHETQQVTA; from the coding sequence TTGATTAAGACCTACGCGCTCCGCTTCTGGAACGGCCTGGCTTCCATGCAGGTCACCATCGTGTCCATGATCCTGCTGATGGCCCTGGTGGTCCTCTGCACCCTGGCCCAGACCGATCTGGGAACCTTCGGCGCGGTGAAGGTGTACATGCGCTCCTTCCTGGTGTGGCGCTACTTCCCCGGCCTCGCCTTCCCCCTGCCCATCTTCCCCGGCGGGGCCCTGGTGGGCCTCGTGCTGGTCTTCAACCTCTCCCTGGCCGGCATCCGGCGCCTGGAGGCCAACTGGTCCAAGTGCGGGCTCTGGCTGGCCCACGGCGGCCTGATCCTCCTGGTGGCGGGGGAATTCTCCACCGGCGCCTTCCAGGTGGAGACCAACATGTCCATCGAGAACGGCCAGACCGTGAACTGGCTGGAGAGCCCCCGGGACTTCGAGCTGACCGTCACGGACGTGACCAACCCCGCCCTGCCCCAGGCCTACGGCGTGCCCGAGAGCCTCCTGGCCAAGGGCAAGGACGTGCCCCTTCCCGGCACGCCCCTGACCATCCGCGTGAAGAAGTTCTACCCCAACGCCACCCTCACCCGGCTGGGCCCCGGCGACCCGCCGCCCCTGGCCACCCAGGGCGTGGGCACCGGCGTCAAGGTCGCCGAAGCGCCCCTGGCCGCCACGGAAACCGAGGTCAACATGGTCACGGCCATCGTGGAGCCCATGGCCGGCGGACACAGCTACGGCACCTGGCTGGCCTCCAACGGCATCGGCGCCCCCCAGAGCTTCATCCACGAGGGCCACACCTATACCCTGGGCGTGCACAACCGGCGGTACTACCTGCCCTACTCCATCACCCTCAAGAAGTTCAGCCACGACGTCTATCCCGGCACCCAGATCCCCAAGAACTTCTCCAGCCTGGTGCACATCTCCGACCCCACCCGGGGCGAGGAGCGGGACGTGCTCATCTCCATGAACCAGCCCCTGCGCTACGACGGCAGGGCCTTCTACCAGGCCAGCTTCGGCAAGGGGGACCAGCTGAGCATCCTCCAGGTGGTGAAGAACCCCGGATGGCTCATCCCCTACATCTCCTGCACGCTCATCACCCTGGGCCTGCTCATCCACTTCGGGATCACCCTCCGGCGCTCCATGAAGAAGCGCCATGAAACCCAGCAGGTGACCGCATGA
- a CDS encoding S9 family peptidase → MAHLALSPDGSRVLFEVASQDLRKSTRATHVWMADLRSGAVRQLTFAGHSDTLPRWSADGKSFTFVSNREEGSQVWRMDMGGGEAKALTSFGPGIADPLVVGKTLFFQSTVFPEAMADEARNKAMADKLEKGPVQAHLADSLLYRHWTSYRDFQYTHLFSAPADGGPVTAITSGPRDFPGYDQSYDVAPDGRELCVATPNGAEPARSTNTDLFLIRLDGDRTPVCITGANPAADGAPRYSPDGRWIAYKFQQVPGFESDRFRLGVYDRTAKAFRNLTEALDNPVESFQWSADGKALWFTIQEKGRYPLYRVELSSGKPVRMLEGQSIREFVVAPDQGSVVFVRNRVGEASEVWSCRFPGKELRKLTAFNDAVAAEVDLRPAEELWVKGADGTPVQVFIVKPHGFDPAKKYPLILNVHGGPQMMWSDTFRGDWQVYPGAGYVVAFPNPHGSTGYGQAFTNAISRDWDGKVMTDIAKVTDALAALPYVDASRMGAMGWSWGGYAMMWLEGHTTRFKALAAMMGVYDLPAMHGSTEELWFPEWDLGGTPTSHKAAYDRMNPSGSAQAFKTPCLVITGEKDYRVPYTQSLEFFTDLQLAKVPSRLLVFKNDGHWPDRLKSMPVYYNAHLEWFAKYLGGAPAPWSTEALVRNQVFGD, encoded by the coding sequence GTGGCGCACCTGGCGCTGTCGCCGGACGGGTCCCGGGTCCTGTTCGAGGTCGCCTCCCAGGATCTGCGCAAGTCCACGCGGGCCACCCATGTGTGGATGGCGGACCTGCGGAGCGGAGCGGTGCGGCAGCTCACCTTCGCGGGGCATTCGGATACGCTGCCCCGCTGGTCCGCGGACGGGAAATCCTTCACGTTCGTCTCCAACCGGGAGGAGGGCTCCCAGGTGTGGCGCATGGACATGGGGGGCGGGGAGGCGAAGGCGCTCACCTCCTTCGGGCCGGGCATCGCGGACCCGCTGGTGGTGGGGAAGACGCTCTTCTTCCAGTCCACCGTGTTCCCGGAGGCCATGGCGGACGAGGCCCGCAACAAGGCCATGGCGGACAAGCTGGAGAAGGGGCCCGTCCAGGCGCACCTGGCCGATTCGCTGCTGTACCGCCATTGGACCTCGTACCGGGATTTCCAGTACACCCACCTGTTTTCCGCCCCGGCGGACGGCGGGCCGGTCACGGCCATCACCTCGGGGCCGCGCGACTTCCCGGGCTATGACCAGAGCTACGACGTGGCTCCCGACGGCCGGGAGCTGTGCGTGGCCACGCCCAATGGCGCGGAACCGGCCCGGTCCACCAACACCGACCTCTTCCTCATCCGCCTGGATGGGGATCGCACGCCCGTCTGCATCACCGGGGCCAACCCCGCGGCCGACGGCGCGCCCCGCTACTCCCCGGACGGCCGGTGGATCGCTTACAAGTTCCAGCAGGTGCCGGGCTTCGAATCCGACCGCTTCCGCCTGGGGGTCTACGACCGCACCGCCAAGGCCTTCCGGAACCTCACGGAGGCCCTGGACAACCCCGTGGAAAGCTTCCAGTGGTCGGCCGACGGCAAGGCCCTATGGTTCACCATCCAGGAAAAGGGACGCTATCCCCTGTACCGGGTGGAGCTGTCCTCCGGCAAGCCCGTGCGCATGCTGGAAGGCCAGAGCATCCGGGAGTTCGTGGTGGCCCCGGACCAGGGCTCCGTGGTGTTCGTGCGCAACCGCGTGGGCGAGGCCTCCGAGGTCTGGAGCTGCCGCTTCCCCGGGAAGGAACTGCGAAAACTCACCGCCTTCAACGACGCGGTGGCCGCCGAGGTGGACCTGCGCCCGGCGGAGGAGCTGTGGGTGAAGGGGGCGGACGGCACGCCCGTGCAGGTCTTCATCGTCAAGCCCCACGGCTTCGACCCCGCGAAGAAGTATCCGCTGATCCTCAACGTGCACGGCGGGCCCCAGATGATGTGGTCCGACACCTTCCGGGGCGACTGGCAGGTGTACCCCGGCGCCGGGTATGTGGTGGCCTTCCCCAATCCCCACGGTTCCACGGGCTACGGCCAGGCCTTCACCAACGCCATCTCCAGGGACTGGGACGGCAAGGTCATGACCGATATCGCCAAGGTCACCGACGCCCTGGCGGCCCTGCCCTACGTGGACGCGTCGCGCATGGGCGCCATGGGCTGGTCCTGGGGCGGCTACGCCATGATGTGGCTGGAGGGGCACACCACCCGGTTCAAGGCCCTGGCCGCCATGATGGGCGTCTATGACCTGCCGGCCATGCACGGGTCCACGGAGGAGCTCTGGTTCCCGGAATGGGACCTGGGGGGCACCCCCACCTCCCACAAGGCCGCCTACGACCGCATGAACCCCTCCGGCAGCGCCCAGGCCTTCAAGACCCCCTGCCTGGTCATCACCGGGGAGAAGGATTACCGGGTGCCCTACACCCAGAGCCTGGAGTTCTTCACGGACCTGCAGCTGGCGAAGGTGCCCTCGCGCCTCCTCGTCTTCAAGAACGACGGCCACTGGCCCGACCGGCTCAAGTCCATGCCCGTCTACTACAACGCCCACCTGGAGTGGTTCGCCAAATACCTGGGCGGGGCCCCGGCCCCCTGGTCCACCGAGGCCCTGGTGCGCAACCAGGTTTTCGGAGACTGA
- the mqo gene encoding malate dehydrogenase (quinone), producing MVPKENQVDVAIVGGGIVSATLATMLAELRGDMRILVLERLGDVAEESSQAMNNAGTGHAANCELNYTPEKPDGSVDITKALNINASFEVSLQFWSHLVERGIIPAPSTFLNPCPHLSFVWGEANTRFLRTRQARLSGHPMFADMRITEDPAELKEWMPLIMEGREPGTPLAATRVDRGTDLDFGSLAHTMFTALKRRPGFRLEVNHDVQDLTREPYGLWRLKVADRKEGGHKEFTARFVFLGAGGGALPLLLKSGIPEADGYGGFPVSGQWLVCKNPSIVARHAAKVYGKATIGAPPMSVPHLDTRIIGESRALLFGPYAGFTTKYLKEGSYLDLPRSVKTTNLKPMLFAGLHNLDLTRYLIGQVLQSQEDRVKTLRDFIPTARLEDWDLEIAGQRVQIIKKDPKQGGKLEFGTEMVAAADGTLAALLGASPGASTCAATMVDLILKCFSESRTAEGQAIIRKMVPSHGHDLTKETDVLRAVRDRTNAVLGLR from the coding sequence GTGGTTCCCAAGGAGAATCAGGTCGATGTCGCCATCGTGGGGGGCGGGATCGTCAGCGCCACCTTGGCCACCATGCTGGCCGAGCTCCGCGGGGACATGCGCATTCTCGTGCTGGAGCGCCTGGGCGACGTGGCCGAGGAGAGCAGCCAGGCCATGAACAACGCCGGCACGGGCCACGCCGCCAACTGCGAACTGAACTACACCCCCGAGAAGCCCGACGGGTCCGTGGACATCACCAAGGCCCTGAACATCAACGCCTCCTTCGAGGTGTCCCTGCAGTTCTGGTCCCACCTGGTGGAACGGGGCATCATCCCCGCCCCCTCCACGTTCCTGAACCCCTGCCCCCACCTGAGCTTCGTGTGGGGCGAGGCCAACACCCGGTTCCTGCGCACCCGCCAGGCCCGCCTCTCCGGCCACCCCATGTTCGCGGACATGCGCATCACGGAGGATCCGGCCGAGCTCAAGGAATGGATGCCCCTGATCATGGAGGGCCGGGAGCCCGGCACCCCCCTGGCGGCCACCCGGGTGGACCGGGGCACCGATCTGGATTTCGGCAGCCTGGCCCACACCATGTTCACCGCCCTGAAGCGCCGGCCCGGCTTCCGCCTGGAAGTGAACCACGACGTCCAGGACCTCACCCGGGAGCCCTACGGGCTCTGGCGGCTGAAGGTGGCCGACCGCAAGGAAGGCGGCCACAAGGAATTCACCGCCCGGTTCGTGTTCCTGGGCGCCGGCGGCGGGGCCCTGCCCCTCCTGCTGAAGTCCGGCATCCCCGAGGCGGACGGCTACGGGGGCTTCCCCGTGAGCGGCCAGTGGCTGGTGTGCAAGAACCCCTCCATCGTGGCCCGCCACGCCGCCAAGGTGTACGGCAAGGCCACCATCGGGGCCCCGCCCATGTCCGTGCCCCACCTGGACACCCGCATCATCGGGGAATCCCGGGCCCTGCTCTTCGGCCCCTACGCCGGGTTCACCACGAAGTACCTCAAGGAGGGCTCGTACCTGGACCTGCCCCGTTCGGTGAAGACCACCAACCTCAAGCCCATGCTCTTCGCCGGCCTCCACAACCTCGACCTGACCCGCTACCTCATCGGCCAGGTGCTCCAGTCCCAGGAGGACCGGGTGAAGACCCTCCGGGACTTCATCCCCACCGCGCGCCTGGAGGACTGGGATCTGGAGATCGCCGGCCAGCGGGTCCAGATCATCAAGAAGGATCCCAAGCAGGGCGGCAAGTTGGAGTTCGGCACCGAGATGGTGGCCGCCGCGGACGGAACCCTCGCCGCCCTCCTGGGCGCCAGCCCCGGGGCCTCCACCTGCGCGGCCACCATGGTGGACCTCATCCTCAAATGCTTCTCCGAATCCCGAACGGCGGAAGGGCAGGCCATCATCCGGAAAATGGTCCCCTCCCACGGCCACGACCTCACCAAGGAGACGGACGTCCTTAGGGCCGTGCGGGACCGTACGAACGCGGTGTTGGGACTCCGATAG